A region from the Stutzerimonas stutzeri genome encodes:
- a CDS encoding LysR family transcriptional regulator, producing the protein MSNLRKLDLNLLLTLDVLLDEQNVTRAAQRLNLAQPSVSVQLAKLRDFFADPLLLPGPRGMRPTAKAQELREPLRQVLEALRQVVSPSAAFDPADATHTWRVAATDYAESTIVLPALADLRLQAPGARLAVVEMAPTRIAKQAEQGDIDLAFHTSDDAPLGLHRRVLFAERYVLAGRAGHPDLKTAPSIARFCELAHVVVSPDGGGFSGVTDGVLRAAGLSRRVALSVPHFLFVMAALASTDLVAMLPWRLVRGNAALRMVEPPVEVPGYEMAMLWHERCHRDPAHRWLREHIAGSL; encoded by the coding sequence ATGAGCAATCTCCGCAAACTCGACCTCAATCTTTTGCTGACGCTCGATGTGCTACTGGACGAGCAGAACGTGACGCGTGCCGCGCAGCGCCTGAATCTGGCTCAGCCATCGGTAAGCGTGCAGCTGGCCAAGCTGCGCGACTTCTTCGCGGATCCGCTGCTGCTCCCCGGTCCGCGCGGCATGCGGCCAACGGCGAAAGCGCAGGAATTGCGCGAACCGCTACGTCAGGTGCTCGAGGCGCTGCGCCAGGTGGTGTCGCCTTCGGCAGCCTTCGATCCCGCTGACGCTACCCATACCTGGCGTGTCGCCGCGACCGATTACGCCGAGTCGACCATCGTGCTGCCGGCACTGGCGGACCTTCGTCTCCAGGCGCCCGGCGCGCGATTGGCGGTCGTCGAGATGGCACCGACCCGCATTGCCAAGCAGGCGGAGCAGGGCGACATCGACTTGGCCTTCCATACCAGCGATGACGCACCACTGGGATTGCATCGCCGCGTGCTGTTCGCCGAACGCTACGTACTGGCCGGACGAGCGGGGCATCCGGACTTGAAAACGGCGCCGTCGATCGCACGCTTTTGCGAGCTTGCGCATGTCGTGGTGTCGCCGGATGGCGGTGGTTTCAGCGGCGTGACCGACGGCGTGCTGCGGGCCGCCGGGCTGTCGCGTCGGGTGGCGCTGTCGGTGCCGCATTTCCTGTTCGTGATGGCTGCTCTGGCAAGCACTGATCTGGTCGCGATGTTGCCGTGGCGCCTGGTACGGGGCAATGCCGCGCTTCGGATGGTCGAGCCGCCGGTCGAGGTGCCGGGCTACGAAATGGCAATGCTGTGGCATGAACGCTGTCATCGCGACCCGGCGCATCGATGGCTGAGGGAGCACATCGCGGGCTCGTTGTGA
- a CDS encoding LysR family transcriptional regulator, which translates to MIREIKTFLAIARCGSFAGAGNQIGLTQSAVSAQVRNLEEALGLRLFDRTGRSAHLNAAGIRAVPLAEQILETFALMGQPESLSEFSGELRIGAIATVQTGLLPPVLLRLRHEAPGVAPKLVPGVSLNLLSQVDAGDIDLAVMIRPPFALPKELHAERVRLEPFVLITPLDVEGDDPFQLLAEHPLVRYDRGSFGGRQVSHFLRKHRLETRPGLELDELDAIVKMVESGLGVALVPRAGLWLEREPTVRVLSLGEATFHRELMLVSRHSAQQLPLHQVFRRCLRTELCEQQQADACTNVPDIGQGAVLGSPLAP; encoded by the coding sequence ATGATTCGAGAGATCAAAACCTTTCTGGCCATTGCCCGCTGCGGCAGCTTCGCGGGGGCGGGTAACCAGATCGGACTGACGCAGTCGGCGGTGAGCGCCCAGGTCAGGAACCTGGAGGAAGCGCTGGGCCTGCGCCTGTTCGATCGGACAGGGCGCTCGGCCCATCTCAATGCCGCGGGCATACGTGCCGTGCCGCTCGCCGAGCAGATCCTCGAGACCTTCGCACTGATGGGACAGCCAGAGTCGCTATCGGAATTCAGCGGCGAACTGCGCATTGGTGCCATCGCCACCGTACAAACCGGGCTGCTACCGCCAGTGCTGTTGCGGTTGCGCCATGAGGCGCCGGGCGTCGCACCCAAGCTGGTGCCCGGCGTTTCGTTGAACCTGCTGTCCCAGGTTGATGCCGGCGATATCGATCTCGCGGTGATGATTCGCCCACCCTTCGCGCTGCCCAAGGAGCTGCACGCCGAGCGGGTCCGGCTGGAGCCTTTTGTGCTGATCACGCCCCTCGATGTCGAAGGCGACGACCCGTTCCAGTTGCTCGCCGAACACCCTCTGGTGCGTTACGACCGCGGCTCGTTCGGTGGCAGGCAGGTCAGCCATTTCCTGCGCAAGCACCGTTTGGAGACGCGTCCGGGGCTGGAGCTCGACGAGCTCGATGCCATCGTCAAAATGGTCGAGAGCGGCCTCGGCGTGGCGCTGGTACCCCGTGCCGGGCTGTGGCTGGAGCGCGAGCCGACGGTACGCGTGCTGTCGCTCGGCGAGGCGACCTTTCACCGCGAGCTGATGCTCGTCAGCCGGCACAGTGCGCAGCAACTACCGCTGCATCAGGTGTTCCGACGGTGCCTGAGAACCGAGTTGTGCGAGCAACAGCAGGCCGACGCCTGCACGAATGTTCCAGACATCGGGCAGGGAGCCGTTCTAGGCTCACCATTAGCACCTTGA
- a CDS encoding VOC family protein, translating into MSLSPFHLAIPVYDLPAARHFYGEVFGLAEGRSSEHWVDFDFYGHQLVIHEHPKTPSQAAAHTNAVDGHDVPVPHFGIILSWPEWEALAERLRSLGTQFVIEPYVRFKGQVGEQATMFLFDPCGNALEFKAFKDMGQLFAK; encoded by the coding sequence ATGAGTCTCTCCCCTTTCCACCTTGCGATTCCCGTTTACGACTTGCCTGCCGCCCGCCATTTCTATGGCGAGGTATTCGGTCTCGCCGAAGGGCGCTCATCCGAGCATTGGGTCGATTTCGACTTCTACGGTCACCAACTGGTCATTCATGAGCACCCCAAGACGCCGTCGCAAGCGGCCGCGCACACCAATGCGGTGGATGGCCACGACGTTCCGGTCCCCCACTTCGGTATCATCCTGAGCTGGCCGGAATGGGAAGCCTTGGCCGAGCGCCTGCGTTCACTTGGCACGCAGTTCGTCATCGAACCGTACGTGCGTTTCAAGGGCCAGGTCGGCGAGCAGGCCACCATGTTCCTCTTCGATCCCTGCGGTAATGCGCTTGAGTTCAAGGCATTCAAGGACATGGGCCAGCTGTTCGCCAAATGA
- a CDS encoding Na+/H+ antiporter, whose protein sequence is METLYLIFLLLLAVGASRVLANVVPLPLPILQIIMGSVLALPPFGMGVELRPEIFMLLFIPPLLFYDGWKIPKREFTEHGAEMSAMSLLLVLVILVVVGYFIHWLLPAIPLGASFALAAILSPTDALAVIAIAQGRLPRHMAHQLEGEAMMNDATGLVSFKFALAAAITGSFSMASVTGEFFVIALGGLAIGAGLSWAVGKAKQWMTARNLFDPSTYVVMILLLPFAAFFLAEHAGMSGILSAVAAGMIQSRIDMLPVKTSTRILNRSIWEMLDFSFNGLVFLLLGLQFPRIVERVWAAAGHETYSMPMLVFSALAIMALLLVIRFLFVFAYHWSEARVLRLLGKTVQPKPLPLFSALSAVAGVRGAITLAGVLSIPLMIGDTPFPGRDLMIFLAAAVIILSLLVGALGIPYFLKKLPNNDVEQHREELKKARRTAAQAAVSWLENWKQANPVEDPDQMLLRSEVTARVTESYRKDIEALMDHHERTNQARQTMALERDIRMQAIAVQRKELYRMRKRYVIDEQMLQTLLQELDYEEAALGSGEPA, encoded by the coding sequence ATGGAAACGCTTTACCTGATCTTCCTGCTGTTACTCGCAGTGGGAGCAAGCCGTGTTCTGGCCAACGTCGTACCTCTCCCGTTACCCATTTTGCAGATCATCATGGGCAGTGTGCTGGCGCTTCCGCCGTTCGGCATGGGGGTCGAGCTGCGACCTGAAATCTTCATGCTGCTGTTCATTCCGCCGTTGCTGTTCTACGACGGCTGGAAAATCCCCAAGCGCGAATTCACCGAGCACGGCGCCGAGATGAGCGCGATGTCGCTGCTGCTGGTGCTGGTCATCCTCGTGGTGGTTGGTTACTTCATCCACTGGCTGTTGCCCGCCATTCCGCTCGGGGCGAGTTTCGCGCTGGCGGCGATCCTGTCGCCCACTGACGCCCTGGCGGTGATCGCCATCGCCCAGGGCCGGTTGCCGCGGCACATGGCGCATCAGCTGGAAGGCGAGGCGATGATGAATGACGCCACTGGCCTGGTGTCCTTCAAGTTCGCATTGGCGGCAGCGATCACCGGCTCTTTCTCGATGGCCAGCGTGACCGGCGAATTCTTCGTCATCGCCCTCGGCGGGCTGGCCATCGGCGCTGGCCTGAGCTGGGCGGTCGGCAAGGCCAAGCAATGGATGACGGCGCGCAACCTGTTCGATCCGTCGACCTACGTCGTGATGATTCTGCTGCTGCCTTTCGCGGCGTTTTTTCTGGCCGAGCATGCCGGGATGTCCGGCATCCTGTCGGCGGTGGCCGCGGGCATGATCCAGAGCCGGATCGACATGTTGCCGGTCAAGACCAGCACACGCATCCTCAATCGCAGCATCTGGGAGATGCTCGATTTCAGCTTCAATGGCCTGGTGTTCCTGCTGCTCGGGCTGCAGTTCCCGCGCATCGTCGAGCGCGTCTGGGCGGCGGCAGGCCACGAAACCTACAGCATGCCGATGCTGGTGTTCAGTGCGCTGGCCATCATGGCGCTGCTGCTGGTGATTCGCTTCCTGTTCGTCTTCGCTTATCACTGGAGCGAGGCGCGGGTACTCCGTCTGCTCGGCAAGACGGTGCAGCCCAAGCCGCTTCCACTGTTCTCGGCGTTGAGCGCGGTGGCCGGCGTGCGTGGGGCCATCACCCTGGCTGGCGTGTTGTCGATTCCGCTGATGATCGGCGATACCCCCTTCCCGGGCCGCGACCTGATGATCTTTCTTGCCGCCGCGGTGATCATCCTGTCGCTGCTGGTCGGTGCCCTGGGCATTCCCTATTTCCTCAAGAAGCTGCCCAACAACGACGTGGAACAGCACCGCGAGGAACTGAAGAAAGCTCGCCGAACTGCGGCGCAGGCTGCCGTCAGCTGGCTGGAAAACTGGAAACAGGCCAACCCGGTCGAAGATCCCGACCAGATGCTGCTGCGCAGCGAGGTGACCGCGCGGGTCACCGAGTCCTACCGCAAGGACATCGAGGCGTTGATGGACCACCACGAACGCACCAACCAGGCGCGTCAAACGATGGCGCTGGAACGCGATATTCGTATGCAGGCCATCGCGGTGCAGCGCAAGGAGCTATACCGCATGCGCAAACGCTACGTGATCGACGAGCAGATGTTGCAAACGCTGCTGCAGGAGCTGGATTACGAGGAGGCGGCCCTCGGTTCGGGCGAGCCGGCCTAG
- a CDS encoding tannase/feruloyl esterase family alpha/beta hydrolase, giving the protein MNAPRIARAKGSRLLLAAPVLLTAGLAEPIFAAGCNELSSIQVPASAIALPSTGARVTSATPVPAGGTPPQAFGPYCDVTAEITPVDPSAPTIRMRLVLPERWNSKAMMYGGGGYNGTVPNVAGNVPAGPVDQPTPLGRGYAVFASDSGHVANPLSPGDFAWNEEALTNYAHDALKKTRDTAIYLIQQRYGQAPSRSYFAGGSTGGREALAVVQQWPTDFQGAIALYPAWNAAALDLQFGRITRALAAPGAFPSLEKRAALLEAAMQACDGLDGVRDRVISNQAACNAWFDPAKAKLNGRPLRCPAGADTGDSCLSDAQIHALKVFDTPIRFSQPLASGERGYPGFNTWGTDLGRPGEGLQLIVNRLGLNTLQPDYPMPVHGTGFAEGAPYHSGFWDEWVRHFVTRNLAFNSLTLGPTNLGPWQARVDALSLRQDVNQTDLSSFVANGGKLLVAHGTSDQLVSTRASADYYRRVQHDMGKGQTRQFMRYYEIPGYAHAASTVFNAAWDSLTALENWVERGIAPKRQTVTDAVAVPGRTRPLCEYPAWPKYKGHGDVNAAASFVCVKSQKGRH; this is encoded by the coding sequence ATGAATGCACCTCGCATTGCCCGCGCCAAAGGCTCACGGCTGCTGCTGGCCGCCCCGGTCCTGCTTACGGCTGGCCTGGCCGAACCCATTTTCGCCGCCGGTTGCAACGAACTGTCCAGCATCCAAGTGCCAGCGTCCGCTATCGCCTTGCCGAGTACCGGCGCGCGCGTGACCTCGGCCACGCCGGTGCCGGCCGGAGGCACTCCACCGCAGGCCTTCGGCCCCTATTGCGACGTGACCGCAGAGATTACCCCGGTCGATCCGAGCGCGCCGACGATCAGGATGCGCCTTGTATTGCCCGAACGCTGGAACAGCAAAGCGATGATGTACGGCGGCGGTGGCTACAACGGCACCGTGCCCAATGTGGCCGGTAACGTTCCGGCAGGCCCGGTCGACCAGCCCACGCCACTGGGCCGCGGCTACGCGGTATTCGCCAGCGACTCGGGCCATGTCGCCAATCCGCTCAGCCCCGGTGATTTTGCCTGGAACGAGGAGGCGCTCACCAACTACGCGCACGATGCGCTGAAGAAAACCCGTGATACGGCGATCTACCTGATCCAACAGCGCTACGGCCAAGCGCCGTCGCGCAGCTACTTTGCCGGCGGCTCGACCGGCGGACGCGAAGCCCTCGCGGTGGTGCAACAGTGGCCGACGGATTTTCAGGGTGCGATCGCCCTCTATCCTGCCTGGAACGCGGCAGCCCTGGACCTGCAGTTCGGCCGCATCACCCGCGCGCTGGCCGCACCCGGCGCCTTCCCCAGCCTTGAAAAACGCGCGGCATTGTTGGAAGCCGCGATGCAGGCCTGTGACGGGCTCGATGGGGTCCGCGATCGGGTGATCAGCAACCAGGCAGCCTGCAATGCGTGGTTCGATCCAGCGAAAGCCAAGCTCAATGGCCGTCCGCTGCGCTGCCCGGCAGGTGCCGATACCGGCGATTCCTGCCTGTCGGACGCACAGATCCACGCCTTGAAGGTGTTCGATACGCCGATCCGGTTCAGCCAGCCGCTGGCCAGTGGAGAACGCGGTTATCCGGGCTTCAACACCTGGGGCACCGATCTGGGCCGACCCGGCGAGGGGTTGCAACTGATCGTCAACCGGCTGGGCCTCAACACCTTGCAGCCCGACTATCCGATGCCCGTACACGGCACCGGTTTCGCCGAGGGTGCCCCCTACCACTCAGGCTTCTGGGATGAGTGGGTGCGTCACTTCGTGACGCGCAACCTGGCGTTCAACTCACTGACGCTGGGCCCGACCAACCTGGGCCCGTGGCAGGCGCGGGTCGATGCGCTGTCGCTGCGCCAGGACGTCAATCAGACGGATCTTTCGTCATTCGTGGCCAACGGCGGCAAATTGCTGGTCGCCCACGGCACCTCGGATCAGCTGGTGAGTACCCGTGCCAGTGCCGATTACTATCGGCGAGTGCAGCACGACATGGGCAAAGGGCAGACTCGCCAGTTCATGCGCTACTACGAGATTCCCGGCTACGCACATGCCGCCAGTACCGTCTTCAATGCCGCCTGGGATTCGTTGACCGCCCTGGAGAACTGGGTCGAGCGCGGCATTGCGCCCAAGCGGCAAACGGTTACCGACGCCGTCGCGGTACCCGGCCGTACCCGGCCGCTCTGCGAGTACCCGGCCTGGCCGAAATACAAGGGCCACGGCGATGTGAACGCGGCGGCCAGCTTCGTCTGCGTGAAGAGCCAGAAAGGCCGGCACTAG
- a CDS encoding AraC family transcriptional regulator, whose translation MDRLSSLLCHFGMHAGLYHSGALCGVAAFETADQVGYIHVLRQGSMTLRLEDNSEVRLTEPTVMVFPRPYRHRMLADEAEGARLVCATLRFDGGTNNPLAAALPDVLLLPVAEAPILDGALTWLFDEAVASYCGREAVMGRLFELLMVQMLRHLMASQTMSSGMMAGLADLRLARAITLMHAEPERAWSVAELAAESNMSRASFAASFRAVVGQTPADYLTSWRISLAQKRLREGRPIALIADEVGYESPSALARAFRRKTGASPREWQAALTA comes from the coding sequence ATGGATCGTCTATCCAGCCTGCTGTGTCACTTCGGCATGCATGCGGGCCTGTATCACAGCGGGGCGCTTTGCGGCGTCGCGGCGTTCGAGACCGCCGACCAGGTGGGCTACATCCACGTATTGCGTCAGGGCAGCATGACCTTGCGGCTGGAGGACAACAGCGAGGTTCGGCTGACCGAACCGACGGTGATGGTGTTTCCGCGACCATATCGTCACCGGATGCTTGCCGATGAAGCGGAAGGCGCGCGGCTGGTCTGCGCAACCTTGCGTTTCGACGGTGGCACCAACAATCCGTTGGCCGCAGCGTTACCGGATGTGCTGTTGCTGCCAGTCGCCGAAGCCCCGATCCTCGATGGGGCGCTGACTTGGCTCTTCGATGAGGCGGTCGCCAGCTACTGTGGCCGCGAAGCGGTCATGGGCCGTCTGTTCGAGTTGCTGATGGTGCAGATGCTGCGCCACCTGATGGCCAGCCAGACGATGAGCTCGGGCATGATGGCCGGGTTGGCGGATCTGCGCCTGGCGCGAGCGATTACCCTGATGCATGCCGAACCCGAGCGCGCCTGGTCGGTGGCCGAGCTGGCGGCCGAGTCGAACATGTCACGGGCCAGCTTTGCCGCCAGCTTCCGGGCGGTGGTGGGGCAGACTCCCGCCGATTACCTCACCAGCTGGCGGATCAGTCTGGCGCAGAAGCGCTTGCGTGAAGGCCGACCGATTGCGCTAATCGCCGATGAGGTCGGCTACGAGAGTCCGTCGGCGCTGGCCCGTGCCTTCCGTCGCAAGACCGGGGCCAGCCCCCGCGAATGGCAGGCTGCGCTGACGGCGTGA
- a CDS encoding DMT family transporter — MDSRKPLDGMAVGLMLMLCLIWSLQQIVLKATATDCSPVLQIALRSGIAALLVAILMLWRHERLTVAHGMWKLGCLAGLCFALEFLLVGEAVRHTSAGHVVVFVYTAPVFAALGLHWKLPNERLAPLQWIGIGLAFAGIAVAFLRGADTEAGLSGVLWGDFLALLAGAAWGATTVLIRATRLSALPATQTLLYQLMMGFVLLLPIALLIGHTTFNPTPLVWLSLGFQSLVVSFASFLLWFALLRRYLASRLGVLSFLTPLFAVALGAWLLAEPVEPGFIAGAILALSGIVLVSGYGWLASIMRR, encoded by the coding sequence ATGGATTCCCGTAAACCCCTGGACGGGATGGCCGTCGGCCTGATGCTGATGCTCTGCCTGATCTGGAGCTTGCAGCAGATCGTCTTGAAAGCGACCGCCACGGATTGCTCGCCCGTGCTGCAGATCGCCCTGCGCTCCGGTATTGCCGCACTGCTCGTCGCGATCCTGATGCTCTGGCGTCACGAGCGGCTCACCGTGGCGCACGGCATGTGGAAGCTGGGATGCCTGGCCGGCCTCTGTTTTGCGCTGGAGTTCCTGCTGGTGGGCGAAGCGGTACGGCACACCTCGGCCGGACATGTCGTGGTGTTCGTCTACACCGCGCCGGTGTTCGCCGCGCTCGGGCTGCACTGGAAGTTGCCGAACGAGCGCCTGGCCCCGCTGCAGTGGATTGGCATAGGCCTGGCGTTTGCTGGCATCGCGGTGGCCTTTCTGCGCGGCGCCGATACCGAAGCCGGGCTATCCGGCGTGCTATGGGGCGATTTCCTCGCCCTGCTTGCCGGCGCGGCGTGGGGCGCGACCACAGTACTGATCCGCGCCACGCGGTTGTCCGCCCTGCCCGCCACCCAGACGCTGCTGTATCAGCTGATGATGGGGTTCGTCTTGCTGCTGCCGATCGCCCTGCTGATAGGCCACACCACCTTCAATCCGACCCCGCTGGTCTGGCTGAGCCTGGGCTTCCAGTCGCTGGTCGTCTCGTTCGCCAGCTTCCTGCTCTGGTTCGCCCTGCTGCGTCGTTACCTCGCCTCGCGCCTGGGTGTGCTGTCGTTTCTCACGCCATTGTTCGCCGTCGCGCTCGGGGCCTGGCTGTTGGCCGAGCCCGTGGAACCGGGCTTTATCGCCGGCGCCATCCTGGCACTGAGCGGCATCGTGCTGGTCAGTGGCTACGGCTGGCTTGCATCGATCATGCGGCGCTAG
- a CDS encoding alpha/beta fold hydrolase, producing MTTTKTRNTIAATLLAVSTLGSATSFAAEKPTVILVHGAFAESASWNGVASRLIDQGYPVVAAANPLRGVANDAGYVSDIIEHTAGPIVLVGHSYGGSVITNAVKGSSKVKALVYVAAFAPAIGESAAALAGQFPGSTLGPTLAEPVQLGDGNQDLYIQQDKFAEQFAADVAPAEAALMAATQRPVTAAALNEGSQQSAWDYVPSWFVYGTADKNIPEAALKFMAERAGSRKTLTIPGASHVVMTSHPDEVAALIGEAAEATNQ from the coding sequence ATGACCACCACCAAAACCCGCAACACTATCGCCGCCACCCTCCTCGCTGTTTCCACACTGGGCAGCGCGACGAGCTTCGCAGCCGAGAAACCGACGGTCATCCTGGTCCACGGCGCCTTTGCCGAATCGGCGAGCTGGAACGGCGTAGCCTCACGGCTGATCGACCAGGGCTACCCGGTGGTCGCCGCCGCAAACCCGCTGCGCGGGGTGGCCAACGATGCCGGATATGTCTCCGACATCATCGAGCACACCGCCGGTCCCATCGTGCTGGTCGGCCACTCCTACGGTGGCAGCGTCATCACCAACGCGGTCAAGGGCAGCAGCAAGGTCAAGGCGCTGGTCTATGTGGCCGCCTTCGCACCCGCGATTGGCGAGAGCGCCGCGGCACTGGCCGGCCAGTTTCCCGGCAGTACGCTCGGCCCGACCCTGGCTGAACCGGTGCAGCTCGGCGACGGCAACCAGGACCTGTATATCCAGCAGGACAAGTTCGCCGAGCAGTTCGCGGCCGATGTCGCGCCGGCCGAAGCGGCGCTCATGGCTGCGACCCAGCGCCCGGTCACGGCGGCCGCGCTGAACGAAGGCAGCCAGCAGAGCGCCTGGGATTATGTGCCTTCCTGGTTCGTCTACGGCACCGCGGACAAGAACATCCCGGAAGCTGCGCTGAAGTTCATGGCCGAGCGCGCGGGTTCGCGCAAGACGCTGACCATCCCCGGCGCTTCCCACGTGGTGATGACCTCGCACCCCGACGAAGTCGCCGCACTGATCGGCGAAGCTGCCGAAGCCACCAATCAATAA
- a CDS encoding NAD(P)H-dependent oxidoreductase — translation MNILIVYAHPEPRSLNGSLKDFSVQRLEAAGHQVRVSDLYAMQWKASVDAEDDLDHPPGARFEPSLSSRQAFERGRQRADIADEQEKLRWADAVILQFPLWWFSMPAILKGWIDRVYAYGFAYGVGEHSDTHWGDRYGEGMLAGKRAMLVVTTGGWDSHYSPRGVNGPIEDLLFPIQHGILYYPGFDVLPPFVIYRTSRMDEDRYATVCHHLGERLDTLFSTAPIAFRPQNAGAYAIPALTLRDEFAPGEAGFQIHVARE, via the coding sequence ATGAACATTCTTATCGTCTATGCCCATCCGGAACCCCGCTCGTTGAACGGCTCGCTGAAGGATTTCTCGGTCCAGCGACTCGAAGCGGCGGGCCATCAGGTTCGGGTATCGGATCTGTACGCAATGCAATGGAAGGCCTCGGTCGATGCCGAGGACGACCTCGACCACCCACCAGGCGCACGCTTCGAACCGTCGCTCAGCTCCAGGCAGGCATTCGAACGCGGCAGGCAGCGAGCGGACATCGCCGACGAGCAGGAGAAATTGCGCTGGGCCGACGCCGTGATTCTGCAATTCCCGCTGTGGTGGTTCTCGATGCCCGCCATTCTTAAAGGCTGGATCGATCGGGTGTACGCGTATGGCTTCGCCTATGGCGTCGGCGAACATTCCGATACGCACTGGGGCGACCGTTACGGTGAAGGCATGCTCGCCGGGAAACGCGCCATGCTGGTCGTAACCACGGGTGGCTGGGACTCGCACTACAGCCCTCGCGGCGTCAACGGACCGATCGAGGACCTGCTGTTCCCGATACAGCACGGCATCCTCTATTACCCGGGCTTCGATGTCCTGCCGCCGTTCGTCATCTATCGAACCAGCCGGATGGACGAGGACCGCTACGCAACCGTCTGCCACCACCTCGGTGAGCGTCTCGATACGCTGTTCAGCACGGCCCCGATCGCCTTCCGCCCGCAGAACGCCGGTGCCTATGCCATTCCTGCGCTCACCCTGCGCGATGAGTTCGCGCCCGGCGAAGCGGGTTTCCAGATACATGTCGCCCGGGAATAG
- a CDS encoding OprD family porin — MKDHRNFVRSLLGISIALSIAGPASAAFLDDSKASVELRNFYMNRDFRESGASQSKADEWAQGFIMKIESGYTDGPVGFGLDAVGLLGVKLDSSPDRSGTGILQRDLETKRAQDDYGSAGLTAKAKVSNTTLHIGTLQPILPVVMRNDSRLLPNTYRGAWLQSKEIEGLTLDAGKLTDISYRDSSDSEEMTVFTGGARNIVLGSTKTSDEFLFAGGKYQFSPELTASYYYGGLDGIYKQHNTQLVHVLPLGDNQSFKTDLRYVRSTDDGGSNVDNNAFGALFTYKIGGHGFTGGYQKMSGDTGFAYVSGGDNMLINLLQINDFGNEDEKSWQVRYDYDFAAVGIPGLTLMTRYVSGDNVNLAAGGEGEEWERDTDIAYVVQNGPLKNFGMKVRNATVRSNFGSDLNETRLILSYTLALW, encoded by the coding sequence ATGAAAGACCACCGCAACTTCGTCCGCAGCCTGCTCGGCATCAGTATCGCGTTGAGCATCGCCGGTCCGGCCAGCGCCGCGTTCCTCGACGACAGCAAGGCCAGCGTCGAGCTACGCAACTTCTATATGAACCGTGACTTCCGCGAGAGCGGTGCGAGCCAGTCCAAGGCCGATGAATGGGCCCAGGGCTTCATCATGAAGATCGAGTCGGGCTACACCGACGGCCCGGTCGGTTTCGGCCTCGATGCGGTCGGCCTGTTGGGCGTCAAGCTCGACTCCAGCCCGGACCGTTCCGGCACCGGCATCCTGCAGCGCGACCTGGAAACCAAGCGGGCCCAGGACGACTATGGCTCGGCCGGCCTGACAGCCAAGGCCAAGGTATCCAACACCACGCTGCATATCGGCACGCTGCAACCGATCCTGCCGGTGGTGATGCGCAACGACAGCCGCCTGCTGCCGAACACCTACCGGGGTGCCTGGTTGCAAAGCAAGGAGATTGAAGGGCTAACGCTCGATGCCGGTAAGCTCACCGACATCAGCTACCGGGACTCCTCGGACAGCGAGGAGATGACCGTCTTCACTGGCGGTGCGCGCAACATCGTGCTTGGCAGCACCAAGACCAGCGATGAATTCCTGTTCGCCGGCGGCAAATACCAGTTCAGCCCCGAGCTGACCGCCAGCTACTACTACGGTGGCCTGGACGGCATCTACAAGCAGCACAACACGCAACTGGTGCACGTGCTGCCGCTGGGTGACAACCAGAGCTTCAAGACCGACCTGCGCTATGTGCGCTCCACCGACGATGGCGGCAGCAACGTCGACAACAACGCCTTCGGCGCGCTGTTCACCTACAAGATCGGTGGCCACGGCTTCACCGGCGGCTACCAGAAGATGAGCGGCGACACCGGCTTCGCGTATGTCAGCGGTGGCGACAACATGCTGATCAACCTTTTGCAGATCAATGACTTCGGTAACGAAGATGAGAAGTCATGGCAGGTTCGCTACGACTATGATTTCGCAGCGGTAGGCATTCCCGGGCTGACCCTGATGACCCGCTACGTGTCCGGTGACAACGTCAACCTGGCCGCCGGTGGTGAAGGTGAGGAGTGGGAGCGCGACACCGACATCGCCTATGTCGTGCAGAACGGTCCGCTGAAGAACTTCGGCATGAAGGTGCGCAACGCCACGGTGCGCAGCAACTTCGGCAGCGACCTCAACGAAACCCGCCTGATCCTCAGCTACACCCTGGCGCTCTGGTAA